In Hemibagrus wyckioides isolate EC202008001 linkage group LG21, SWU_Hwy_1.0, whole genome shotgun sequence, the following proteins share a genomic window:
- the rabif gene encoding guanine nucleotide exchange factor MSS4 yields the protein MLSSRFFLIMEKSEQNFCSEGCSDPSNLVSEDGKNMKSVVCQRCGSKVLCPGMAVFAEKQLFLPSLKKNIKNNNQSDGTFDGDTLTAHWLVDDMYTFENVGFTKDVGKIKYLICADCEIGPIGWHNLDDKKCFYIALDRVKHV from the exons ATG CTTAGTTcgaggttttttttaataatggagAAGAGTGAACAGAACTTTTGCAGTGAGGGATGTAGCGATCCATCCAACCTTGTTTCAGAAGatggaaaaaatatgaaatcagTGGTGTGCCAGCGTTGTGGATCAAAAGTGCTCTGCCCGGGCATGGCTGTATTTGCCGAAAAGCAG CTATTCCTACCTTCATTGAAAAAGAACATCAAGAACAACAATCAGTCCGACGGAACATTCGACGGAGATACGTTAACAGCTCACTGGCTGGTGGATGATATGTACACCTTCGAGAATGTTGGCTTCACCAAAGATGTAggcaaaataaaatatcttatCTGTGCCGATTGTGAGATTGGACCCATTGGATGGCATAACCTTGATGACAAGAAATGTTTCTACATAGCACTGGATCGAGTTAAACATGTGTGA